From one Perca flavescens isolate YP-PL-M2 chromosome 19, PFLA_1.0, whole genome shotgun sequence genomic stretch:
- the dthd1 gene encoding death domain-containing protein 1: MDKLNTVITKLDEEILKLCAEEASAPLETRDPKAPKQPEDNNNHLSSHDALESDSGHKQDVEDRDDQSHTMPSPDSEQTSHSSVDCNNAKETGKELVVKIQVSENENCNSPESQTNFLETENDTNRVNDKGKEKTNIGWITVGLTGEQEDSHSDVPDTCFIRAPMGVAEVLRCEVADTLSCLMVTASEELVSRVIRVKVQDGADVHFPVIVIVPFCARYRGSYRDVAVKIVDGERRASYVTPVTTEGMYGGQRSSFAEVRVYSLGLFAVVSCLKRENYTVPTKGLSLKLPMDPRICLNYLPGSFTAPVIAQTMIQPVDAVLLAAVKSRSDAYHSVVSTSPLLYLTHPSSQPLRRPLTLTLPCPPNPKKKRHTRGQREEQDHQTRPVSASPPLDQPASHRRRVLVASVKSKEMSNDLLIVLGSRDKQWGVLDEVTVRNQQNGLVSFELTENFDRLLVVRLLSPLQPCRITSLAKELEESVCCHAATVVLQRRQDEPHAVLVAALPSRDLGWELSKLRAQGFSGLPETSAEISMCEGDQLLLRFSGNITSTGTQNDQHDVSHERITFHSQQKNHLLVYLTEVDPFGNYSSPHYKGTAMFYKVTRSQLGWRGDRPVPMDTKLLGEPVCKLSLTLPKKVRTINRPITARVKLWEETVSGHQCLRRSSLAHPPDSLSDSLLLWLSGELSEEEVALLVLSLRLRRSAAQLVKLRAGDSLSTQAFHVLAMWRRGLPAATHQPKASQLAHCLAKSGRPDLARELLLRQAATTRQGLLK, from the exons ATGGACAAACTAAACACAGTCATAACTAAGCTGGACGAAGAAATCCTCAAGTTATGTGCAGAGGAGGCCTCAGCACCTCTGGAGACCAGAGATCCAAAAGCACCAAAGCAACCCGAAGATAACAACAATCACCTGAGCTCCCATGATGCCCTTGAATCTGACTCCGGGCATAAACAGGACGTTGAGGATAGAGATGATCAAAGCCATACAATGCCATCACCAGACAGCGAACAAACATCACACTCCAGCGTTGACTGCAACAATGCGAAAGAGACAGGGAAAGAATTAGTGGTCAAAATTCAAGTAAGTGAAAATGAGAACTGTAATTCTCCAGAAAGTCAGACAAATTTCCTGGAGACGGAAAATGACACAAATAGAGTTAATGACAAGGGCAAAGAGAAGACAAACATCGGATGGATCACTGTAGG GCTCACTGGTGAACAGGAGGACAGCCATTCAGATGTACCAGACACATGCTTTATCAGAGCACCCATGGGTGTGGCTGAAGTCCTGAGATGTGAGGTGGCCGACACCCTGAGCTGCCTGATGGTGACCGCCTCGGaggagctggtcagcagagtGATCAGGGTCAAAGTTCAGGACGGAGCTGACGTCCACTTCCCTGTGATTGTGATTGTGCCTTTCTGCGCACGTTACCGCGGCAGCTATAGGGATGTCGCTGTGAAGATAGTTGATGGGGAGAGGAGGGCGAGCTACGTCACTCCTGTAACCACAGAGGGCATGTACGGAGGGCAGAGG AGCTCATTTGCAGAGGTGAGGGTGTACTCCCTGGGCCTGTTTGCAGTGGTTTCCTGTCTGAAAAGAGAAAATTACACCGTTCCCACAAAGGGTTTGTCACTCAAACTCCCCATGGACCCCCGAATCTGTCTGAATTACCTCCCAGGATCCTTCACGGCTCCAGTAATTGCACAAACCATG ATCCAGCCGGTAGATGCTGTCCTTTTGGCAGCTGTCAAGTCCAGGAGCGATGCCTATCACTCGGTGGTGTCTACAAGTCCACTACTCTACCTCACCCACCCATCCTCTCAGCCCCTGAGAAGACCCCTCACTCTCACCCTTCCCTGTCCCCCGAACCCCAAAAAGAAGCGACACACAAGGGGACAACGGGAGGAGCAAGACCACCAAACTCGGCCTGTTAGTGCTTCTCCACCATTGGATCAACCCGCTTCCCACAGAAGGAG AGTCCTGGTCGCCTCTGTGAAGTCTAAGGAGATGTCCAATGACCTGCTGATTGTTCTGGGTTCAAGAGACAAACAGTGGGGCGTCCTGGATGAAGTCACAGTCAGGAACCAGCAGAACGGACTGGTGTCCTTTGAGCTGACAGAGAACTTTGACAG ACTGCTGGTGGTTCGTCTCCTGTCTCCACTACAGCCTTGCCGGATCACCTCCCTGGCAAAGGAGCTGGAGGAGTCGGTCTGCTGCCACGCGGCCACTGTCGTCCTCCAGCGTAGACAAGACGAGCCTCACGCCGTCCTGGTGGCTGCTCTGCCCAGCAGAGACCTCGGCTGGGAGCTGTCCAAACTGCGAGCCCAGGGCTTCAGCGGCCTCCCGGAGACCTCGGCAGAGATCTCTATGTGTGAAGGAGACCAGCTTCTCCTCCGTTTCAGTGGCAACATCACCTCCACAG GAACTCAAAACGACCAACATGATGTCTCACATGAGCGAATCACCTTCCACAGCCAGCAGAAGAATCACCTCTTGGTGTATCTAACGGAAGTGGACCCATTTGGAAACTACAGTTCCCCCCACTACAAAGGCACGGCCATGTTTTACAAGGTAACCAGAAGTCAGCTGGGGTGGCGAGGTGACCGACCAGTCCCGATGGACACAAAGCTCCTGGGAGAGCCCGTCTGTAAGCTGTCTCTGACTTTACCCAAG AAAGTGAGAACCATTAATCGGCCCATCACAGCTAGGGTGAAGTTATGGGAGGAGACAG TTTCAGGTCACCAGTGTCTCCGTCGTTCATCTCTTGCCCACCCACCAGATTCCCTGTCAGACTCTCTTCTTCTCTGGCTATCTGGGGAGCTTTCAGAGGAGGAAGTAGCCCTTCTTGTGCTCTCCCTGCGTCTCCGTCGAAGCGCCGCTCAGCTGGTGAAGCTCCGGGCTGGGGACAGCCTGTCCACCCAGGCCTTCCATGTCCTGGCCATGTGGAGGAGGGGGCTGCCCGCTGCCACACACCAACCCAAGGCCTCTCAGCTGGCTCACTGCTTGGCCAAGAGCGGCAGGCCAGACCTGGCCAGGGAGCTGCTGCTGCGACAGGCTGCAACCACCAGACAGGGCTTACTGAAATAG